One window from the genome of Anaerococcus sp. Marseille-Q7828 encodes:
- a CDS encoding putative ABC transporter permease, which yields MQYYISCFFIYAVIGWILEVSFHVISQGKFINRGFLNGPYCPIYGFGALAVVLILGDLGNSNKLYIFFMSAIVASALELITGYILEKIFHKRWWDYRSNKFNLGGYICAEFSLIWGAVCYILYEAIHPMLRKALHLMPIKIIIPINVIMGLIFVVDLIATVITLMGLSEKFKMIEDQSKDIRKMSDEIGQKVADRTFVALDRKKELENSKIGKEFDQRSAEFKEFFDKFGEKRILRAFPNLSEDLEEKWNRIDIIKKKKHK from the coding sequence ATGCAATATTACATAAGTTGTTTTTTTATTTATGCAGTAATTGGGTGGATCTTGGAAGTTTCTTTCCATGTGATTAGTCAGGGCAAATTTATTAATAGGGGCTTTCTAAACGGTCCTTATTGCCCAATATATGGATTTGGAGCTTTGGCTGTTGTTTTAATATTGGGAGATTTGGGCAATTCTAACAAGTTGTACATATTTTTTATGTCGGCGATTGTAGCTAGTGCCTTAGAATTAATCACAGGCTATATCTTGGAAAAAATCTTCCATAAGAGATGGTGGGATTACAGATCTAATAAGTTTAACCTTGGTGGTTATATATGTGCTGAGTTTTCCCTAATCTGGGGAGCAGTTTGCTATATCCTCTATGAAGCCATCCATCCCATGCTTAGAAAAGCTCTACATCTTATGCCAATAAAGATAATAATACCGATAAATGTAATAATGGGATTGATCTTTGTAGTTGATTTGATAGCTACAGTTATAACCTTGATGGGCTTAAGTGAGAAGTTCAAGATGATAGAAGACCAATCCAAAGATATCAGAAAAATGTCAGATGAAATCGGCCAAAAAGTTGCAGATAGGACCTTTGTTGCTTTAGACAGGAAAAAGGAACTTGAAAATTCTAAGATAGGCAAAGAATTTGACCAAAGAAGTGCTGAATTTAAAGAATTTTTTGACAAATTTGGAGAAAAGAGAATCCTACGTGCTTTCCCTAACCTATCAGAAGACTTGGAAGAGAAATGGAATAGGATTGATATCATCAAAAAGAAGAAGCACAAATGA
- a CDS encoding putative ABC transporter permease yields the protein MTKVYIIYFFIYAIVGWVLEVSYNGIRAGKYINCGVLNGPWCPIYGFAAVSIILLLNMVDTENKIFLFFASMIIASIIELITGFILEKIFHKKWWDYSDKKFNIGGHICAEYSLLWGALCFILYEAIHPMIRSMVFAMPYKLTLTINIIVAILFAIDTTASFNTIIGINKKFKQIERSSEKLGELTSEIGERIADRGIETAELTSEKRKEFDQRSAEFKAIFEKKSERRILKAFPNLIRDLEDRGYDISEIKEKIKER from the coding sequence ATGACTAAAGTTTATATAATATATTTTTTCATCTATGCCATAGTAGGATGGGTCTTGGAAGTTTCCTACAATGGGATAAGGGCTGGAAAATACATCAACTGCGGGGTTTTGAATGGTCCCTGGTGCCCAATCTATGGTTTTGCTGCCGTTTCTATAATATTGCTCCTAAACATGGTCGATACGGAGAATAAAATATTTCTATTTTTCGCTTCAATGATAATTGCATCAATTATAGAATTGATAACTGGATTTATCCTAGAGAAGATATTTCATAAGAAATGGTGGGACTATTCGGACAAGAAATTTAACATTGGTGGACATATTTGTGCGGAGTATTCCTTACTATGGGGAGCCCTTTGCTTTATCCTATACGAAGCCATCCACCCAATGATTAGATCTATGGTCTTTGCTATGCCTTACAAGCTAACACTTACTATAAATATTATAGTTGCTATTCTTTTTGCTATAGATACTACAGCAAGCTTCAATACAATTATAGGAATCAACAAGAAATTCAAACAGATCGAAAGATCATCAGAAAAACTTGGTGAGCTTACTAGCGAAATTGGCGAAAGAATTGCTGATAGGGGCATAGAAACAGCTGAATTAACAAGTGAAAAACGCAAAGAGTTCGACCAAAGAAGCGCCGAATTTAAAGCGATTTTTGAAAAGAAAAGTGAGAGGAGAATTCTCAAGGCCTTTCCAAATCTAATCCGTGACTTGGAAGATAGGGGCTATGATATCTCTGAGATAAAAGAAAAAATAAAAGAAAGATAA